A stretch of the Halomonas sp. BDJS001 genome encodes the following:
- a CDS encoding glutaredoxin family protein encodes MIQLSLYTTMGCHLCSQLEALVTALTNQKVWLHHIEISDDEALVERYGVRIPVIVDSEGNELDCGFELERLSAWLRERGWLDEAALAGLTALPDTTPPKGAHKRDGRRFLG; translated from the coding sequence ATGATTCAGCTATCGCTTTATACAACGATGGGCTGCCACCTGTGCAGCCAATTAGAAGCGCTGGTGACCGCACTGACGAATCAAAAAGTGTGGCTGCACCATATCGAGATTAGTGACGACGAGGCGCTGGTTGAACGCTACGGTGTGCGGATACCGGTGATCGTGGATAGTGAAGGCAATGAGCTGGATTGTGGCTTTGAGTTGGAGCGTTTAAGCGCCTGGTTGCGCGAGCGCGGCTGGCTGGATGAAGCGGCACTGGCAGGGTTGACTGCGCTACCTGATACTACACCGCCTAAAGGCGCCCATAAGCGCGATGGGCGACGTTTTCTGGGTTGA
- the htpX gene encoding protease HtpX, whose product MMRILLFLGTNIAVLLVASITLRLLGVEGYLRGQGINFTSLLIFCFIFGMAGSIVSLFISKWMAKRSTGTVIIETPSNSTEKWLLDTVAELSREAGIKTPEVGIFPAQQSNAFATGWNKDDALVAVSAGLLNRMRPEEVRAVLAHEIGHVANGDMVTLALIQGVVNTFVMFFARVVAHLVDNFLRSRSEGGGGLGFMGYFAVVMVAEIVFGLLASAIVAWFSRYREYRADEAGARLAGTNAMVSALARLKTETEMPDQMPDTLRAMAITKGQTRSLVEKMFASHPPLDERIRALKEAAYRQ is encoded by the coding sequence ATGATGCGAATTCTGCTGTTTTTAGGCACCAATATAGCGGTCTTGCTGGTGGCCAGCATTACCCTGCGCCTGCTAGGGGTTGAAGGCTACCTGCGCGGCCAGGGCATCAACTTCACCAGCCTACTGATCTTCTGCTTTATCTTCGGCATGGCGGGCTCCATCGTCTCGCTGTTTATCTCCAAATGGATGGCTAAGCGCAGTACCGGCACGGTGATTATTGAGACGCCCTCCAACTCCACCGAAAAGTGGCTGCTGGACACGGTCGCTGAGCTCTCTCGGGAGGCGGGTATCAAAACCCCGGAAGTGGGCATTTTTCCGGCTCAGCAGTCCAACGCCTTTGCCACCGGTTGGAACAAGGATGATGCCCTGGTAGCCGTTTCGGCAGGTCTACTTAACCGTATGCGCCCGGAGGAAGTCCGTGCGGTACTGGCTCACGAAATTGGTCACGTCGCTAACGGCGATATGGTTACCCTGGCACTTATTCAGGGCGTGGTGAACACCTTTGTGATGTTCTTTGCCCGGGTAGTGGCGCACCTAGTGGATAACTTCCTACGCAGCCGCAGTGAAGGCGGCGGTGGCCTGGGTTTTATGGGCTACTTCGCGGTGGTCATGGTCGCGGAGATTGTGTTTGGGCTTTTGGCCTCGGCAATCGTTGCCTGGTTTTCACGCTACCGCGAGTACCGCGCAGACGAAGCAGGTGCGCGCTTAGCGGGCACCAACGCCATGGTGAGTGCCCTGGCGCGCCTGAAAACCGAGACCGAAATGCCCGATCAAATGCCCGATACGCTGCGCGCCATGGCCATCACCAAAGGCCAAACGCGCTCGCTGGTGGAGAAAATGTTTGCCAGCCATCCGCCGCTGGATGAGCGTATTCGCGCACTAAAAGAAGCCGCTTATCGTCAGTAA
- a CDS encoding gamma-glutamyltransferase family protein, with protein sequence MLHTQRSYGGSCVAPHHLAASAGRDVLKQGGNAVEAMVAAAAAIAVVYPHMNALGGDGFWLIHEPGKAPIAIDACGPAAGLADANFYAGEPYIPERGPKAALTMAGTIGGWHEALSIASAWGKSLPLTTLLADAIHHAEVGVAVTQSQEALTAKHLERLSLSPGFTEALLLNGQVPREGERLRQPRLAATLKRLADAGLDDFYHGELATSMARDLEAVGSPLRLADFHAYRAQRVTPLEVTLQDATLYNLPAPTQGMASLMILGIYERLKATEPNGFEHLHGLIEATKRAFIKRDQNVTDPGRLPTPLQALLSEESIDREAAHIDPQRALPWPHEPAPGDTIWMGAVDNEGRAVSFIQSIYWEFGSGVVLSESGILWQNRGISFSLNPDDLRGLAPGRKPFHTLNPALAKFNDGRTLVYGTMGGEGQPQTQAAVFSRYALHGMPLQQAITAPRWLLGRTWGETSTNLKLENRFDDALVTALATAGHDVEVLPEAFSDTMGHAGGIVHHPDGLIESAHDPRSNGGAASV encoded by the coding sequence ATGCTCCACACCCAACGCAGTTACGGCGGCAGTTGTGTCGCCCCTCACCACCTTGCCGCCAGCGCCGGGCGCGATGTGCTGAAACAGGGCGGCAATGCGGTGGAAGCCATGGTCGCTGCGGCGGCCGCCATTGCGGTAGTTTATCCGCATATGAATGCCCTGGGCGGCGATGGCTTCTGGTTGATTCATGAGCCAGGCAAAGCCCCCATTGCCATAGACGCCTGCGGCCCTGCAGCAGGCTTAGCGGATGCAAACTTCTACGCCGGTGAGCCATACATTCCCGAACGTGGCCCAAAAGCAGCCCTGACCATGGCAGGCACTATTGGTGGCTGGCATGAAGCGTTAAGCATCGCATCGGCCTGGGGCAAATCACTGCCCCTCACAACGCTGCTGGCCGATGCCATTCATCATGCCGAAGTGGGCGTCGCCGTTACGCAAAGCCAGGAAGCCCTCACTGCCAAACACCTTGAGCGTCTATCCCTGAGCCCCGGTTTTACGGAGGCCCTGCTACTTAACGGACAGGTGCCCCGTGAAGGCGAACGGCTACGCCAGCCGCGTCTGGCCGCGACCCTTAAGCGTCTAGCGGACGCGGGTTTGGATGACTTCTACCACGGAGAGCTGGCCACCAGCATGGCGCGGGACTTAGAGGCCGTTGGCAGCCCGCTGCGTCTGGCAGACTTCCACGCCTACCGCGCCCAGCGGGTAACACCATTGGAAGTCACGCTGCAGGACGCCACGCTGTATAACCTGCCCGCACCGACTCAAGGCATGGCGTCGCTGATGATTTTGGGCATCTACGAACGCCTAAAAGCCACTGAGCCAAACGGTTTTGAGCACCTGCATGGGCTGATTGAGGCCACCAAGCGCGCCTTTATTAAGCGGGACCAGAACGTCACTGATCCCGGTCGCTTGCCTACACCACTGCAGGCGTTACTCAGCGAAGAGAGCATTGACCGTGAAGCGGCTCACATCGACCCTCAGCGCGCTCTGCCCTGGCCCCACGAGCCTGCGCCAGGTGACACCATATGGATGGGCGCCGTGGATAACGAAGGGCGTGCGGTGAGCTTTATTCAGAGCATCTACTGGGAGTTTGGCAGCGGCGTAGTGCTGTCGGAAAGCGGTATACTGTGGCAAAACCGCGGCATCAGCTTTTCGCTTAATCCTGACGACCTGCGCGGCTTAGCCCCTGGTCGCAAACCCTTCCACACGCTGAACCCGGCGCTGGCCAAATTTAACGATGGCCGCACCCTGGTCTACGGCACCATGGGCGGTGAAGGCCAGCCGCAAACCCAGGCGGCGGTATTCTCACGCTACGCACTGCACGGCATGCCGCTGCAGCAGGCGATTACGGCGCCCCGCTGGCTGCTGGGGCGTACCTGGGGCGAAACCAGCACTAACCTAAAACTTGAGAACCGCTTTGATGACGCCCTGGTGACGGCCCTGGCCACAGCAGGTCACGATGTGGAAGTGCTGCCCGAGGCGTTCAGCGACACCATGGGCCATGCAGGCGGGATTGTGCACCACCCGGATGGGTTAATAGAGAGCGCCCACGACCCGCGCAGCAACGGCGGCGCGGCTAGCGTGTAA
- the msrB gene encoding peptide-methionine (R)-S-oxide reductase MsrB translates to MAKIEKSPDEWQQQLTPEQYRVAREKGTERPFTGDYQVSDAQGIYHCVCCHAPLFENEHKFDAGCGWPSFDRPLGSRCVEEHTDTTHGMQRTEVVCSHCDAHLGHVFPDGPPETTGLRYCINSVSLEFHPDE, encoded by the coding sequence ATGGCGAAAATAGAAAAATCCCCTGACGAGTGGCAACAGCAGCTAACCCCCGAGCAGTACCGCGTAGCGCGTGAGAAAGGCACCGAGCGCCCGTTTACCGGCGATTATCAGGTTAGCGACGCCCAGGGCATTTACCACTGCGTATGCTGCCACGCGCCACTGTTTGAGAACGAGCATAAATTCGATGCTGGCTGTGGCTGGCCAAGCTTTGATCGGCCACTGGGTAGCCGCTGCGTTGAGGAGCATACGGATACCACTCACGGCATGCAGCGCACGGAGGTAGTTTGTTCCCACTGTGATGCTCACCTGGGCCACGTATTTCCCGATGGACCACCGGAGACTACCGGGTTACGCTACTGCATCAACTCGGTATCACTGGAATTTCACCCCGACGAGTAA
- a CDS encoding pyridoxal phosphate-dependent aminotransferase, with amino-acid sequence MDTPQSHESQPLKKSHKLHNVCYDIRGPVLDHAKRLEEEGQRILKLNIGNPAPFGFEAPEEILQDVMRNLPTAQGYCDSKGLYSARKAIMQECQRKQIPGVGIEDIFIGNGVSELIVMAMQALLNDGDEVLIPAPDYPLWTAAAHLSGGHAVHYLCDEQADWTPDMADIRAKITSHTRAIVLINPNNPTGAVYPPTVVKEVLAIAKQHNLVVFSDEIYDKILYDGVEHTATGALADDDQLVITMNGLSKSYRCAGFRSGWMIISGTLAKLNAQDYIQGLNMLASMRLCANVPAQHAIQTALGGYQSINDLILPGGRLLAQRDITVEKLNAIPGVSCVKPKGALYAFPRLDPKVFNIKDDQQMVLDLLLQEKILLVQGTAFNWPEPDHVRIVTLPWADQLGDALDRFANFLSRYRQ; translated from the coding sequence ATGGATACCCCGCAGTCGCACGAATCACAACCGCTGAAGAAATCTCATAAGCTGCACAATGTCTGCTACGACATTCGCGGCCCGGTACTCGACCACGCCAAGCGCCTGGAAGAGGAAGGTCAGCGAATCCTCAAGCTAAACATTGGCAACCCTGCACCCTTTGGTTTTGAGGCGCCGGAAGAGATTCTCCAGGATGTGATGCGTAATCTGCCCACCGCCCAGGGCTACTGCGACTCCAAGGGCCTCTACTCTGCCCGTAAAGCGATCATGCAGGAGTGCCAACGCAAACAGATTCCCGGCGTAGGTATAGAAGATATCTTCATCGGCAACGGCGTCTCTGAACTGATTGTCATGGCCATGCAGGCGTTGCTCAACGACGGCGATGAAGTGCTGATTCCGGCGCCAGACTACCCACTCTGGACCGCCGCAGCCCACCTTTCCGGTGGTCACGCGGTGCACTACCTATGCGACGAACAGGCGGACTGGACGCCCGACATGGCGGATATTCGTGCCAAGATCACCAGCCACACTCGCGCCATTGTACTGATTAACCCCAATAACCCTACCGGCGCGGTGTATCCGCCTACCGTAGTGAAAGAGGTGTTGGCGATCGCCAAGCAGCACAACCTGGTGGTGTTCTCTGACGAAATCTACGACAAGATTTTGTATGACGGGGTTGAGCATACCGCCACGGGCGCCCTGGCGGACGATGACCAGCTGGTTATCACCATGAACGGCCTCTCCAAAAGCTATCGTTGTGCCGGGTTCCGCTCAGGCTGGATGATAATCTCCGGTACCTTGGCCAAGCTCAACGCTCAGGACTATATCCAGGGCCTGAATATGCTCGCCTCCATGCGCCTGTGTGCCAACGTACCCGCCCAGCACGCGATTCAAACCGCGCTGGGGGGCTATCAGTCGATCAATGATCTGATCCTGCCCGGCGGGCGGCTGTTGGCCCAGCGAGATATTACCGTGGAAAAGTTGAATGCGATCCCCGGTGTCTCCTGCGTAAAACCCAAAGGCGCGCTCTACGCGTTTCCGCGTCTCGACCCTAAAGTGTTCAATATTAAAGACGACCAGCAGATGGTGCTGGATCTACTCCTGCAGGAAAAAATACTGCTGGTGCAGGGTACGGCCTTTAACTGGCCAGAGCCAGATCATGTGCGCATCGTAACGCTGCCCTGGGCCGACCAATTAGGCGATGCACTTGATCGCTTTGCCAATTTCTTGTCGCGCTACCGGCAGTAG
- the pdxB gene encoding 4-phosphoerythronate dehydrogenase PdxB, translated as MKLVVDANIPAAERCFGHFGSLTRVPGREINAAHLQHADALIVRSITQVNDKLLADSSVRFVGTCTIGTDHIDQAALTQRDIAFASAPGCNAEAVVDYVLGSLLTLAERDGWSLSERSVGIVGAGNVGSRLQARLTAMGVATLICDPPREAIERAEEAPEEGFHSLDTLIERCDVLCLHTPLTREGPHATYQLLNAQRIEELAPGSVLLNAGRGDCVDGLALRSRLAGKGDISVILDVWEEEPGIDAGLRDLVSLATPHIAGHSLDGKLRGTWMIQQALARHWNQSSELTFADICPPPALASLHLQHALPPEDALRLCMRAVYDVRRDHDALQRQTQHHGMRKGFDDCRANYPLRREFATLSVRLSGEAVALEGMLRGAGFGVVVENKG; from the coding sequence ATGAAACTTGTCGTCGACGCCAATATCCCCGCTGCCGAACGCTGTTTCGGCCATTTCGGTTCGCTCACCCGTGTGCCGGGGCGGGAGATAAATGCCGCGCATCTGCAGCATGCTGATGCGCTTATCGTGCGTTCGATTACCCAGGTCAACGATAAACTGCTTGCCGATAGCTCCGTGCGCTTTGTTGGTACTTGCACCATCGGCACGGATCATATCGATCAGGCAGCGCTCACTCAGCGTGATATCGCCTTCGCCAGTGCGCCAGGCTGCAACGCCGAAGCGGTGGTGGACTATGTGCTGGGCAGCTTGCTCACGCTGGCGGAGCGGGATGGCTGGTCGCTTAGCGAGCGTAGCGTGGGGATTGTGGGGGCGGGCAATGTAGGCAGCCGACTCCAGGCGCGATTAACCGCCATGGGCGTGGCAACGCTGATCTGTGACCCGCCCCGGGAAGCTATAGAGCGTGCAGAAGAGGCGCCTGAAGAGGGCTTTCACTCCTTAGACACCCTGATCGAGCGCTGCGACGTGCTCTGCTTGCATACACCTCTAACCCGTGAAGGCCCCCACGCGACGTACCAGCTCCTGAATGCACAGCGCATCGAGGAACTGGCCCCCGGCAGCGTGCTGTTAAATGCCGGGCGGGGCGACTGTGTGGACGGCCTGGCCCTGCGCAGCCGCCTCGCAGGAAAGGGTGACATCAGTGTGATACTGGATGTGTGGGAAGAGGAGCCCGGGATCGACGCAGGCTTGCGTGATCTGGTCTCTTTGGCCACGCCCCATATCGCTGGGCATAGCCTGGACGGCAAGCTACGCGGCACCTGGATGATTCAGCAGGCGCTGGCCCGCCACTGGAACCAGTCCAGCGAGTTGACGTTTGCTGATATTTGCCCACCACCCGCCCTCGCGTCGCTGCATTTGCAGCACGCACTCCCCCCAGAAGACGCCCTGCGGCTCTGTATGCGAGCGGTGTATGACGTGCGCCGCGACCACGATGCGCTACAGCGTCAAACACAGCATCACGGCATGCGCAAAGGCTTTGATGACTGCCGTGCTAACTATCCGCTACGGCGTGAATTTGCCACCCTCAGCGTGCGGCTATCAGGGGAAGCGGTAGCGCTAGAGGGCATGCTGCGTGGGGCTGGGTTTGGTGTGGTGGTGGAAAATAAAGGTTAG
- a CDS encoding TRAP transporter small permease subunit produces the protein MRAVALFVHGVEAVVRLFGWIAAWTCVVLVGLVTGDVLMRYVFSVGAVWLQELQWHLISPIALFGMSYLLLMGEQVRVDVFYERFPAGLQRMIEAIGGLLLLIMGLYIAWLTLPWIAQSYARGEASPNPGGLPLRWLLKSLIPFGFVLLALQGLAHALRQAFALPTRGE, from the coding sequence ATGCGCGCCGTGGCACTGTTTGTCCACGGAGTTGAGGCGGTGGTTCGGCTATTTGGCTGGATCGCCGCCTGGACTTGCGTGGTTTTAGTCGGATTAGTCACTGGTGACGTATTGATGCGCTATGTGTTTAGCGTTGGCGCGGTATGGCTGCAGGAACTGCAGTGGCACCTGATCTCACCGATCGCTCTTTTTGGCATGTCGTATCTACTGCTGATGGGGGAGCAAGTCCGCGTGGATGTTTTCTACGAACGCTTCCCCGCGGGTCTGCAGCGAATGATTGAGGCGATCGGCGGGCTATTACTGCTGATCATGGGACTATATATCGCCTGGCTGACGCTGCCCTGGATCGCCCAGTCTTACGCCCGCGGAGAGGCATCACCCAATCCCGGTGGCTTGCCCCTTCGTTGGCTACTCAAATCTCTGATTCCGTTTGGTTTTGTCCTTCTCGCCCTGCAAGGATTGGCACACGCGCTACGTCAGGCGTTTGCCCTGCCCACACGAGGTGAATAA
- a CDS encoding TRAP transporter substrate-binding protein yields the protein MSLSRRKFLTTAAVSSTAGLVLGAPSIARAQSTESFNWRMTNAYPPGSPFYVEGPGSPTDVITKINAMSGGRLNIQHFSSGELIPAFEGFEAVQSGTIEMNAANSYFWSGTTFAAQYFTTVPFGMSFMGHMAWLYHGGGLELWHEVYEPYGMVAFPLNNTGVQMTGWFREPIEDIGQLNGLRMRVPGLAGQVYSSLGVDARVLPGGEIFPALERGVIDAAEFVGPFQDRRMGLHNAAKFYHTTGWHEPSTTGELLISKTHWDSLPEDLQMIVKTACMAACLESVTWSEAVNGEAMTDLVENEGVTASMLPEAVVDALREATMDTLSSEADADPLVRKVHDSYMAFKANHDRWAGASERAWLNDIIGV from the coding sequence ATGTCCTTATCCCGCCGTAAGTTTCTGACTACAGCCGCGGTCTCCTCTACTGCCGGCTTGGTATTAGGCGCCCCATCGATTGCCCGTGCGCAGTCCACCGAGAGCTTCAACTGGCGCATGACCAATGCCTACCCGCCCGGCTCGCCCTTTTACGTGGAAGGCCCTGGCAGCCCCACTGACGTAATCACCAAAATTAACGCCATGTCCGGCGGACGGCTCAACATCCAACACTTCTCTTCCGGCGAATTAATTCCTGCCTTTGAAGGCTTTGAAGCGGTTCAGAGCGGCACCATCGAAATGAATGCCGCCAATAGCTACTTCTGGTCAGGCACCACCTTTGCCGCCCAGTACTTCACTACTGTGCCCTTTGGCATGAGCTTTATGGGCCATATGGCGTGGCTTTACCACGGCGGCGGTCTGGAGCTTTGGCACGAAGTATATGAGCCCTACGGCATGGTGGCCTTCCCGCTGAATAACACCGGTGTACAAATGACCGGCTGGTTCCGCGAACCTATTGAGGATATTGGCCAGCTCAACGGGCTGCGCATGCGGGTTCCTGGTTTGGCCGGCCAGGTCTACTCATCACTAGGGGTAGATGCCCGGGTACTGCCCGGTGGCGAAATATTCCCGGCGCTGGAGCGTGGGGTGATCGATGCAGCCGAGTTTGTGGGCCCCTTCCAAGACCGCCGCATGGGGCTGCATAACGCGGCCAAGTTCTACCACACCACTGGCTGGCATGAGCCCTCCACCACGGGTGAGTTGCTGATCTCGAAAACCCACTGGGACAGCCTGCCAGAAGACCTGCAGATGATTGTCAAAACTGCCTGTATGGCCGCCTGCCTGGAGAGCGTGACCTGGTCGGAAGCAGTTAATGGTGAAGCCATGACAGACCTGGTAGAGAACGAAGGGGTAACTGCAAGCATGCTGCCCGAAGCGGTTGTCGATGCGCTGCGCGAAGCGACAATGGACACGCTCTCTAGCGAAGCCGACGCCGACCCGCTGGTGCGTAAAGTCCACGATAGCTATATGGCATTTAAGGCGAATCACGACCGCTGGGCAGGTGCCAGTGAGCGAGCCTGGCTAAACGACATTATTGGAGTCTGA
- a CDS encoding TRAP transporter large permease, with product MSPNEWLAIGMIVAFFVFLLIGIPVGISIAATAFFFGYIGFGPMLFNLLPSRIYGVVTNYTFMAIPLFVFMGVMLEKSKLAEELIDVIGHLFGGLSGGMGVAIILVGVLLGAATGIVGATIVTLGLLTLPTLLRRGYPKTLATGMICASGTLGQIIPPSLVLILLAEILGESVGTMFAAAMVPGLTLAAVYIIAILVIAKLYPCLMPPIPAEERANMSRRQLIHKVITVVGPPVGLVFAVLGSIIGGIAAPTEAAAMGALGALLFVACSGRLTFALLKEVAKATLVISAMVFFILISAQVFGLAFRGLGGEHLVARMFDWVPGGELGAMLFMLLLMFVLGFFLEWIEISYIALPLFLPFFVQMGVDMVWLGILVGLVLQTSFLTPPFGWSLFFLKGVAPKEVTTLDIYKGALPFIGLQFVAVALVFIFPSIATWLPNAIGW from the coding sequence ATGTCTCCCAATGAATGGCTAGCGATCGGCATGATCGTGGCTTTTTTCGTGTTTCTGCTGATCGGCATCCCGGTGGGCATCAGCATCGCCGCTACCGCCTTTTTCTTTGGCTATATTGGCTTCGGCCCGATGCTATTTAACCTGCTGCCGTCGCGTATCTACGGGGTAGTGACTAACTACACCTTTATGGCCATACCGCTGTTTGTGTTTATGGGGGTTATGCTGGAGAAGTCGAAGTTGGCGGAGGAGTTGATTGACGTGATCGGCCATCTGTTCGGCGGCCTCTCTGGCGGCATGGGCGTGGCAATCATTTTAGTCGGTGTTTTATTAGGCGCTGCGACCGGCATTGTCGGCGCCACTATCGTTACCCTTGGTCTGCTCACGCTACCGACGCTGCTTCGCCGGGGATACCCCAAAACGCTAGCCACCGGCATGATTTGCGCGTCCGGCACCTTAGGGCAGATTATTCCGCCCAGTCTGGTGCTGATTCTGCTGGCTGAAATTTTAGGCGAGTCAGTCGGCACGATGTTCGCAGCGGCCATGGTGCCGGGGCTGACCCTGGCGGCGGTATATATTATTGCCATTCTGGTGATCGCTAAACTCTATCCCTGCCTAATGCCACCGATTCCCGCTGAAGAGCGTGCGAATATGAGTCGTCGCCAACTGATACACAAAGTGATTACCGTGGTGGGCCCTCCTGTGGGGTTGGTATTTGCCGTGCTGGGGTCGATTATTGGCGGCATTGCCGCGCCCACTGAAGCCGCCGCCATGGGCGCGCTAGGTGCACTGCTGTTTGTAGCTTGCTCGGGACGGTTAACCTTTGCGCTACTCAAAGAGGTCGCCAAGGCCACGCTGGTGATCTCGGCCATGGTGTTCTTTATTCTGATCAGCGCCCAGGTGTTTGGCCTGGCGTTTCGCGGCTTGGGGGGCGAGCATTTGGTTGCTCGTATGTTCGACTGGGTACCCGGCGGCGAGCTCGGCGCGATGCTGTTTATGCTACTGCTGATGTTTGTGCTGGGTTTCTTTCTGGAGTGGATTGAGATTAGCTATATTGCCTTACCACTGTTTCTGCCGTTCTTTGTCCAGATGGGCGTTGATATGGTGTGGCTGGGTATTTTGGTGGGGCTGGTGCTGCAAACCTCGTTTCTTACCCCTCCCTTTGGCTGGTCACTCTTCTTCCTCAAGGGTGTGGCACCCAAAGAAGTCACCACCCTCGATATTTACAAAGGCGCCCTGCCGTTTATCGGCTTACAGTTTGTCGCTGTGGCACTGGTCTTTATCTTCCCCAGTATTGCCACGTGGCTGCCGAACGCGATTGGCTGGTAA
- the ylqF gene encoding ribosome biogenesis GTPase YlqF produces MLGWFPGHMNKARRQIAEVLPEIDVVIEVLDARLPYSSANPMLAELTRHKPVLKILSRADLADPERTAEWVAFFDAQENMRALAVTTTNTRELKKIPKLCHELAGAVRADRDVRVMVMGIPNVGKSTLINGLAGRKIAKTGNEPAVTKRQQKVRIDGRVALTDTPGVLWPKIEDQASAYRLAATGAIRDTAIEYTDVAIVTSAELAKRYPEALSKRYKLKELPPYAAPDIPHDIDADGPKKPDFLAIAGFDGNAILKDIAARRGGLRPGGAVDLHRGAEVLLHELRDGKLGRLTLETPADIPPPPVQNDEDNQALSDA; encoded by the coding sequence ATGCTCGGCTGGTTCCCCGGACATATGAACAAGGCCCGCCGCCAGATTGCGGAGGTGCTGCCTGAAATTGACGTCGTCATCGAGGTACTCGACGCACGTTTGCCCTACTCCAGCGCCAATCCGATGCTGGCCGAGCTAACCCGCCACAAGCCGGTGTTGAAAATTCTCTCCCGTGCCGATCTTGCAGATCCGGAGCGCACGGCAGAATGGGTAGCCTTTTTTGATGCCCAAGAGAACATGCGGGCCCTGGCCGTCACTACCACCAACACCCGCGAGCTAAAGAAAATTCCCAAGCTGTGCCATGAGCTGGCGGGTGCCGTGCGCGCTGATCGGGATGTACGCGTGATGGTGATGGGAATACCGAATGTTGGAAAATCCACGCTGATTAACGGCTTGGCGGGGCGAAAAATCGCCAAAACCGGCAACGAGCCAGCAGTGACCAAGCGCCAGCAGAAGGTACGTATCGATGGGCGAGTGGCGCTCACCGATACCCCTGGGGTGCTGTGGCCCAAAATTGAAGATCAGGCCAGCGCCTACCGCCTTGCCGCCACCGGCGCCATTCGCGACACGGCCATTGAGTATACCGACGTCGCCATTGTCACCAGCGCGGAGCTGGCCAAGCGTTATCCCGAAGCACTCTCCAAGCGTTATAAGCTCAAAGAGCTGCCGCCCTACGCGGCACCCGATATTCCTCACGACATTGATGCCGATGGCCCGAAAAAGCCCGACTTCCTTGCCATTGCTGGCTTTGACGGCAATGCCATTTTAAAAGATATCGCTGCCCGCCGAGGCGGCCTGCGTCCCGGCGGCGCCGTTGATCTGCACCGCGGTGCAGAGGTACTGCTTCACGAACTGCGTGATGGCAAGCTGGGCAGGCTAACGCTTGAAACCCCGGCAGACATTCCTCCGCCGCCAGTGCAAAACGACGAAGACAATCAAGCACTTTCCGACGCATAA
- a CDS encoding type II toxin-antitoxin system RelE family toxin has protein sequence MAKYKLVFKKSVSKDFRAIPNKDVSRILQRIEELQENPRPIGSEKLSGQERYRIRQGAYRIIYEVADELLIVTVVKVGHRKHDYKRS, from the coding sequence ATGGCAAAATATAAGCTTGTCTTCAAGAAATCTGTCTCCAAAGATTTCCGGGCAATTCCAAACAAAGATGTGTCCCGGATTCTTCAGCGCATAGAGGAGCTGCAAGAAAACCCCCGTCCTATCGGTAGTGAAAAGCTTTCAGGACAAGAGCGTTATCGTATACGCCAGGGTGCCTATAGAATTATATATGAAGTGGCAGATGAGCTTCTTATCGTGACTGTCGTAAAAGTTGGGCACCGAAAGCATGACTACAAACGCAGCTAA